In Hypomesus transpacificus isolate Combined female chromosome 4, fHypTra1, whole genome shotgun sequence, the following are encoded in one genomic region:
- the LOC124467233 gene encoding gonadotropin-releasing hormone II receptor-like, with protein sequence MEGNMSILWANPTPPPENNTFLASFSNSSSLPPPLDWEAPTFTVAAQFRVAATLVLFVFAAISNLSVLISVTCGRGRRLAAHLRPLIGSLASADLVMTFVVMPLDAIWNITVQWYAGDIMCKLMCFLKLFAMHSATFILVVVSLDRHHAILHPLDALDSGRRNKRMLLVAWVLSFLLASPQLFIFRAIKAEGVDFTQCVTHGSFQHRWQETVYNMFHFVTLYVFPLLVMSFCYTHILIEINRQMLKSKGGESCLRRSGTDLIPKARMKTLKMTIVIVASFVVCWTPYYVLGIWYWFQPRILRNIPEYVHHILFVFGNLNTCCDPVIYSFYTPSFRADLADVVACCCGRRHDNASPRSMDYLSGRRGRPSAEAESSDNPSGDHPSGNLG encoded by the exons ATGGAGGGAAATATGTCTATTTTGTGGGCGAACCCAACACCCCCACCAGAAAACAACACCTTCTTGGCGTCCTTTAGtaattcctcctccctcccacctcctctggACTGGGAGGCCCCCACCTTCACGGTCGCCGCCCAGTTCAGGGTCGCGGCCACCCTGGTGCTGTTTGTCTTCGCCGCCATCAGCAACCTCTCCGTGCTCATCAGCGTCACCTGCGGGAGAGGGCGCCGTCTCGCGGCCCACCTTCGGCCGCTGATTGGCAGCCTGGCCTCGGCCGACCTGGTGATGACCTTTGTGGTGATGCCCCTGGACGCCATCTGGAACATCACCGTGCAGTGGTACGCCGGGGATATCATGTGCAAGCTCATGTGTTTCCTCAAGCTGTTTGCCATGCACTCTGCTACCTTTATACTGGTGGTGGTCAGTCTGGACCGCCATCACGCCATCTTGCACCCGCTGGATGCGCTCGACTCTGGGCGCAGGAACAAGAGGATGCTGCTGGTGGCGTGGGTCCTCAGCTTCCTCCTAGCCTCACCACAG CTGTTCATCTTCAGGGCTATCAAAGCTGAGGGAGTAGACTTCACTCAGTGTGTGACGCATGGAAGCTTCCAGCACCGCTGGCAGGAGACAGTCTACAACATGTTCCATTTCGTGACACTCTATGTTTTCCCGCTGCTTGTCATGAGTTTCTGCTACACCCACATCCTCATCGAGATCAATCGGCAGATGCTTAAGAGCAAAG GTGGTGAATCATGCCTAAGACGAAGCGGTACAGACTTGATCCCCAAGGCTCGCATGAAGACCCTGAAGATGACAATAGTGATTGTTGCCTCCTTCGTGGTCTGCTGGACACCCTACTATGTCTTGGGGATTTGGTATTGGTTCCAACCACGCATTCTCCGGAACATACCGGAGTACGTCCACCACATTCTCTTTGTCTTCGGCAACCTCAACACGTGCTGCGACCCGGTCATCtacagcttctacacgccttCCTTCCGGGCGGATCTGGCTGATGTGGTTGCGTGTTGCTGCGGCCGCCGACATGACAACGCCTCGCCAAGGTCCATGGATTATCTCTCGGGTAGGAGGGGCAGGCCCAGTGCGGAAGCAGAATCGTCTGACAACCCCAGTGGTGACCATCCAAGTGGGAACCTAGGGTAA